Sequence from the Panicum virgatum strain AP13 chromosome 5N, P.virgatum_v5, whole genome shotgun sequence genome:
CAGAAAACGGCAACAATTGCAATGTTTATTTGTCCATGTCCAGGGTACTGTGTCCAAAACTATAAGCTAAAATGTGCTCTCATGGTTGACCCATTCTTCAAGGTAGAGATGGTACAAATATGGTTCGGAGGACATTTGTTTCTAAAAAGAACATTACAGACCCACCAAAGTAGACACAAAGGGTTGGCATGCAAAGAGACTGTAGAACAATTCACTTTCGATTCTCGGCACTATATCAATCAAGGGGAATGGAACCTGTTTGGTTAAGGAAATGACATCTAAGAAGACTAACAGTGTGTTCCTATACATCTGTTTATTGGATAGAGACTGACAATGCTCATGCATCTTGGCATTGAATGATTTGTGTAGGGGCCATCACTAGGCAGGTGCCCACATGAAGTGTTGATGGAATTACTACAGATCTGATTGTGACTGAAGCAACAGGCATATCATAAGCCGCATGAAGCATCGGTCCCCCTAAGCAGGCAGCAAATAATAGTTCAATCCAGTAAGACATGCTTGGCACTAATGTAAAATTGTTAACTGCTAGCACCACCCACCAGGCCATCAGCCATTGAAGGCCATCATTCCCACACCAGCATGCCTGTTCCTACCTTGAACATACTGGTACGATCCACCAGAATTGTGCGCCAAAAGAAAATGAGCCATGTCATTGGCCGTGATTGTCAGGTGTTACACGACTGCAGCCCCCATTCTTGGATAGTGCACTTAAGAACCAAGTGACCATTTTGCCCAGCCGAAACACGCAGTATCCAGCATTCATACTTGTAGGTTGGCTTTGCAACATAAAAGACCTAGACTCACTATGGTTGAGAGGTCTCTTTCCATGACCACATTGCTATCAGTTTCACTCCTTTCTCAACTGCAATTATCCTAATCCTTTAATCAACATGACCATACATGTCATCAACTGGTCCTATGAGCATGCTCAATGCAAAATACATTTAAAAGATGCTCAAGCTCAAAGAGAAGATATAGCCACACCATTATAGCACGTCCTAAAGATTTATTTTCAAAGGAAAGTATCCCTTTGAAGATGCATTAATTGAATGGCGGCACTACCTACAAGTCATTTACATATGCTAGGCGCAGGTGCGGGCATAGGCACATAGCTAAGCATTGATGCTGTGAAAGTAGCTAAACTATCCTACCCACTAAACTTCTCTTTGTGCCTAATCAAATTTCGCTAAGCACCTCAATTGTGCTACATTAAGACCTAATATAGATTTGCTCATGTCAGTTCCACTACCCTGCAGGCCGCGGCTGCAACAACCGGTCATCATTGTGCTTGTCAAGACACCGGTTTCGTTAACAATCTCCACGAAGGCCACCATCTCACGTCACGTTTGGCGCACGAAAGAAGCAAATCAACCACTTCCAACGCCCACCCAGCCGCCCAGGGGCGTTACCCAACGGCTTACCAGTCAGTTACCACGCACGCGTCATCACCGCACAAGCATGTCAGATGATCACGCGCTTAGCGACCCTGCCCTACGCACCAACCGCTCGAGTGGGAAAGGCATGGAATGGATGGTAGGCAAGCAAGTGAGAAGAGGCAAAAGAGCAAGCTTTTCCGTGTGTGGCAGACAGTGTGTACTGTACCTCTTCTTCGAGGCCGCCGGGGGAGTGACGGTACCCGCGcatgcggcggaggcggccggagggGATGAGGTCGGCGCCGAAGAATGGGGCgtcgaggtgcggcggcggcggcgagtccaTGAAGGACGAGGATATCTGCTCCTGCACGGTCGCCCTCCGGGACAGGCACGGCCTCTGTTCAGGTGAGAGCTCATCAATACGGCAGAACATGGCAAAGATTCCATTCGTGTATAGGGAGATATAAAGAATTCACCGTGGTCCAGAATACAGATGCGTAATTACTGAAAACAAACAACTAGTAATCGCATTGACCTTTGAACAATATTGACGACCGTCCGTAATGACCACAGTTGTCAAGCTTAAGTGGGGGATTAATGGCTAAATTAAGTTTTGAAGGGGACAAGAAAATGCTGCGAACCTGACAGAAAGCATAACCATTCTTGTGGGCAAGGGACAAGGGAGATTAAATATGAAAATTAAGGCAAAAGATCATCGGTAAAAAAATCAACAGCCCTCCAGCCACCAAGAACAAGGAATTCTTTCCGAACGAATGAAACTTGAGTATGAGCAGATCGAAACACGAGGCGGCAAGGAAGGATGGAGGCGAAGAAAAGCCATGTCACGCACCTCCCTGTGGGACCTCTCCCcctcggcgccgcggccgcccctcCCCACCATCTGGTGCCGCGCCACCACGCAGTCCACCGAGGACGCCTCCGCGGCGAACGGTATCCCGGGCGCGCACCACACGTCGGCGCCGATCCCCCCGGTGAcgaggcctccgccgccgcctcctcctcccccgcccccgccgccccgctccttcctcctctccttccccttccgccgccgccgcccgtgccagTCCGCCGACGACCGCACGGCCGCCCCGGGCGCGTACGCCtgcgaggccgccgccgacgtgcaTCCCagcccgcgcagcgccgccgaggCGAACCCCTTCCGcctcccctcctccgccgccggcggcagcggcgggggcgggggcgaggacgaggaggcggcctcgccgcgcgggttcaggaggaggcgccggatcccccgccggcgctccgccgcgggcGAGCGGTCCCCGGCCATCGGGGGCGCGGCTGGCTGCCCTCGGCCTCCGCTGCCGTGCTCCTCGGGCCCGGAGAgtcggagggagagagaggggcgggcgggggcgggcgggcAGTAATGGCTAGCAGTGTGGAAGCGGCGCCCTACAGAAGCACAGGGCTGGCTCACTGCGTCTGCGTGCGCGTGGCGTGGCTTGGCGTGGAAGACCAGAGGGAGTAGTAGAAGAGGGGAGCCGCGGGGAGCGGGtgcggggaggagggaggctgGCGGGCGAGCGGGCGCGACGGGATGAGGTGGTAAATTCTTGTCCCTGATTTGGTGCTGCGCTGGATTTGAGGCGCGGGGCGGATTTTCTTGACTTTCCAAGGCTTCCGAGCCTCAAATGCCTTTGCGTAGCAGGAGTAGCACACGATTCccaataaaaaaaatctcatatggagtactaaatgaagtttatttgcaatttttttcacagataggtgtaatttttcacgacgaatctaatgagggtaattaatcgatgtgatgctacagtaatcatcctctaatcgtgcggtcaaagacctcattaggttcATCTCGCGAAGTAACgcagggttgtggagttagttttgtaaattgcctTTATTTAGTACCGATAATTATTTGTCAAAATTTTTATGCTACTTATACTActtcaaaccaaacagggcgaAAAATAGTCAAGCGAAATGgtttttgtttaaaaaaatgGAGTAGCAGCGAATAAAGAATTGTACTCTACCGAGTGCCGTCACTGGTGCCCTACGCGTGTAGTACGCGTATTTCTCCTCATCACGGACTTATTTACTAGCAGCACTGGTACAGCATTTTCTTCCCGATAACGTAGGAGCAGTACTGTCCatgtcaacaaaaaaaaacgtaGGAGCAGTGCTCGTACTTGTGGCGTGAAGCTGCGCGAGAGGAGTCGGATTAGATTGTGAGCATCTACTCTATCGTACAACCGTACaggagggaggaggccgggAAGCGGAACGGCCCCGCCATTTTACTCCACTCCATGAATTCGCCACTCCATCACTAGGATCTCTGAAGCTAGGACAAATTGATGTGTGGTGTGGGTGTGGCATTCATGGTTCCGTGCCTGGTTGGTGAATCTGAGAGCGGGAGACGGCGGCGGTACATCAGCTTCTTCAGATGATGCACAGGAACGCAGGTTTGAGGAAAAAGATGAAGGACCTCTGTGTAATTCTAGAACTATGTAGGGGCCCTTTCGTAAAAAGGGAAGCACTTGTACCGCCTCTTTTAATATGATGTTCTTcctttttcgcaaaaaaaaaggacgAAGCGCAGTACATGATGCGGTACGCCATCTTTGCTTCTTTTAGCTGCCGGTGACACGGTGTTGTTTGTGCTAGCTATCTACAGACTTGTGCAGGCGTCCGGAATATATACTAATTAGATCAtaattagatactaaattgctatATTAAAACATACTATAgtgataaattaattagacttattaaATTCATCTTGTAGTTTACAAATAGGatctatattttattttataattaatttaatttttaatacttcaaatacaTGCCGACATATGTGACGTGACAAAAGTATAGATTCGTAGATACACGGAGAGATGTGACGGCCGCGCCATCACAGGAAGCAATCACAGAGCGAGCGAGCAGCAGCTAACCAGCAGTTAAGGCatgaatgattttttttttcaccccGCGGAATTCGATCTCAAGATTTCTTACCTAGTGTATGGTTTTTTTACCAATTCACCTAAATAGTACATAtgactcagtatagaataattttcttttgaactatcacgtagaggggccttttgtctgagttggtgccaccaaccaaaataaaagggtcaccctttagttcgggttggtgttaccaaccggaaTAAAAGGGACAATTGGTGGCTCCACTCGGGACAAAAGACCCATATCCCTCCCCCCGCTAGCCCGGATAGCCGTTAGatctggaaaaaaaaacactttttGTCTCGGATCCAAAGACAGTCAGGACAATTAGGCTAAATCAAAAAATCAAAGGCATGTTCTAGTGAAAACTGTCCGACGTCGCAGGTGGACGGATCACCGATGGCCGTCTCCGAAACTTCCAGTTCCTCCGGCCGGCTATCTGCTCTACAGATCGGCGCCCGTGGCTTTCGCAAGCGAACGGGGCGGGTTTTGCTGTGCATGTGCTGTGGTGGCATAGTGGCAATCCCTCCCTGATCTTCCTCCTCTGTTACGGGAGCCGGATGGCCACTTGCCAGCTTGTTCTTTGTCCTTTGTCCTGGCCTCTTTTGGACTTGCCACTGCCACTGCGTGTTGTGCCCGTTGGTGATTAAGGTGAAGCAGGAAGTCAGCAGGCGTCGTGTTTAAATCTATTCAGCGCGACACGCATCGGTCGGTCGGTCGGCCGAAAGTCCAAGGTGGGAGCGGAGCGCCGAGCGCCCTTCTCCAGGTGAAGTATTCTTTGCTTTCGCGCTCGCTAGCGGACGCGCGTACAGACTTGACGACGACCCGTCCGCTTTAGTATTTTGGCAGCCACCATGCATGCAGCAGAGAGAGATGCACGGTGGGACCCGTCCTGCTCGGCTGCTCGTATCCTCACGGCCGGCCTCTCTTTCTTTATTCCCTAGCTTTGGATGCTTAATACTTAGACCATGTTTAGTttctaaaaattttcaaaattctccgtcacatcaaatttttgaacacatgcatgaagcattaaatatagtttaaaaaataaccaattgtacagtttagctgtaaatgatgagatgaattttttgagtctaattagtccataattaaacactaattattaaataaaaacaaaaatactaTAGTAGCATAATCCAAAATTTTTTGCGAACTAAATACACCACAGCGTCCATGGACCATGGTGTCGTGATTTGCGGTCAGCCCTGCAGAGTCAGTCAGCAGAGATCGAGCTTCTCCGTTGTGTCTTCCTACCTCCTCAAGAATGACACAAAGCCACTTCAGAAACGTCCTCAAGAATGACACAAAGCCACTTCAGAAACGTCCACTGACGAGGCTGTCAAATCTCCAATGGACGACGGCGACCGGCAGGAGGAGCAGAGGGCACCGTCGTGGCTTGCCTTTAGCAAGTGCTTTGGAATGGACGAGGACGACAAGTTGAGCTCTCATCCCTCCCCTGTCGATGCTGATGCGTTTGCTTATCCTGGTAATGCATCCGATGACTACTTTATCAGATATAGATAGAAACATGGCCGCAGGGCGCAGGCCTGGCCCCATGGTCCCCAAATTTAcattagaaatttaaatttttatataaatatgtaTGATTGGCCTCctctaataatgaaaaaatcaacttcctggctccgcccctgcatgACCGTGTTTCAGTTACTTTCTTTTCCCCTACAAGAATATACGCGTCTTGTGCCGAAGCAAAGAGCAATCAAGGAGGAAAATGTAGCTCTCATGCGTGTCTAATCTGGGGGCAGCGAGCGACGGATTGGATCATCCGTGAAGCGGCACCAAGCTGATTGAACGATGACACGCACGGCTCAGATAGCCAACGCGTCGTCGTCCAAGTACTGCCGGGGGCAGCGGAGGGCTCCTTTCACTAAGCACCCACGTCGCATAAGGTACAACTGCTGAACAACAGAACAGTGCTGTGTCGTTAGGAGGTCATCTGTCACTATGCCATTCCATACAAGGTCGTTATTTGCCTTATTATCTTGC
This genomic interval carries:
- the LOC120675368 gene encoding uncharacterized protein LOC120675368 isoform X1 is translated as MAGDRSPAAERRRGIRRLLLNPRGEAASSSSPPPPPLPPAAEEGRRKGFASAALRGLGCTSAAASQAYAPGAAVRSSADWHGRRRRKGKERRKERGGGGGGGGGGGGGLVTGGIGADVWCAPGIPFAAEASSVDCVVARHQMVGRGGRGAEGERSHRERPCLSRRATVQEQISSSFMDSPPPPHLDAPFFGADLIPSGRLRRMRGYRHSPGGLEEEIMMFQTRVLLGGMNMYDRYQDWRLDVDNMTYEELLELGDKIGYVNTGLREDEITRSIRKVKHPPYGSFRFATEMERKCSICQEEFEANEEMGRLECGHSYHVYCIKQWLSQKNTCPVCKTAVTKT
- the LOC120675368 gene encoding E3 ubiquitin-protein ligase MBR1-like isoform X2, yielding MAGDRSPAAERRRGIRRLLLNPRGEAASSSSPPPPPLPPAAEEGRRKGFASAALRGLGCTSAAASQAYAPGAAVRSSADWHGRRRRKGKERRKERGGGGGGGGGGGGGLVTGGIGADVWCAPGIPFAAEASSVDCVVARHQMVGRGGRGAEGERSHREIMMFQTRVLLGGMNMYDRYQDWRLDVDNMTYEELLELGDKIGYVNTGLREDEITRSIRKVKHPPYGSFRFATEMERKCSICQEEFEANEEMGRLECGHSYHVYCIKQWLSQKNTCPVCKTAVTKT